A portion of the Pedobacter cryoconitis genome contains these proteins:
- a CDS encoding retropepsin-like aspartic protease: protein MSYYLKSLLFLIFIALTSETLQAQTTVPITITNQGHVMVKAKINGVEGNFVFDTGAGLTLVTKKFAAKIKGLNKQDGGYTAFRATGEKLDADLYDATSLTIGSFTETHPVLTIFDVDFGPIDGLISLMSFKKQVVTLDYANKQLIFETPKSFDALKTNGKTVALQLEISRDKSLDMFAYFNINDKLNLQFSIDSGSGNNVYRINSKYMPVLGIDSTDTVNVKVTTKPSDFNPAVLTKIYTTNLQSIALKDLPSAKLENQKASFVEGLIYDGIVSLSWIGRKITIDVNHAQLIINE from the coding sequence ATGTCCTACTATCTAAAATCCTTATTATTCCTGATTTTTATCGCATTAACCAGCGAGACATTACAAGCACAGACCACTGTTCCGATTACCATAACCAACCAGGGACACGTGATGGTCAAAGCAAAAATTAATGGTGTTGAAGGCAATTTTGTATTCGATACCGGTGCTGGCTTAACGCTGGTCACCAAAAAATTCGCAGCTAAAATCAAAGGATTAAACAAGCAGGATGGAGGTTACACGGCCTTCAGAGCGACCGGAGAAAAGCTGGATGCCGATCTTTATGATGCCACTTCTTTGACTATAGGAAGTTTTACTGAAACACATCCGGTGCTGACAATTTTCGATGTGGACTTTGGCCCGATAGACGGACTGATTTCTTTAATGAGCTTCAAAAAGCAAGTAGTGACCCTGGATTATGCCAATAAACAACTGATTTTTGAAACGCCAAAAAGCTTTGATGCGCTGAAGACCAACGGCAAAACGGTTGCCTTACAACTGGAAATATCCAGAGATAAATCATTGGATATGTTTGCTTATTTTAATATCAACGATAAACTAAACCTGCAATTTTCTATAGATAGTGGTTCAGGAAATAACGTTTACCGCATCAACTCTAAATATATGCCTGTGCTGGGAATCGACAGTACAGATACTGTAAACGTGAAAGTGACCACTAAACCAAGTGATTTTAACCCTGCTGTATTAACCAAAATTTACACAACTAACCTGCAATCCATAGCCCTTAAAGACCTTCCTTCAGCAAAACTGGAAAACCAAAAAGCTTCTTTTGTGGAAGGGCTGATTTATGATGGTATCGTTTCACTTAGCTGGATCGGAAGAAAGATCACAATTGATGTAAATCATGCACAGCTGATTATCAATGAATAG
- a CDS encoding YeiH family protein gives MTDKIKPLHEDWTVVILGSLVILFSLVFYIIPVPVYKWSSPAELGTAIFNTGNLTTIFIQFIFVLIVGAIGAMFTGKPVRNFLISFPAVYLLTIFALIVAGNSFIKSINLEAVIFSLAIGLIIGNLFKLPQWFKDTLSTELFVKIGLVLLGTTVIFSDILKAGSLGLIQALIVVLSVWYFAFWLCKKLKVDDELTMMISSAVSICGVSAAIATSGAIKGDPKKLSYVISMVLITAIPMMIFMPYIAAYFSFPQQVTGAWLGGSIDTTGAVVASGTLVGEEALKISTIVKFSQNVLLGIAAFAISIYWSYHKTAKGSDVVEKPTLKVIWERFPKFVLAFIGASVVFSFFLSPTTAAPVKDSLKNLQNAWFTLAFTSIGLETNFKDLFKNENKKPLYAFLLAQLFNIFITLIIAWFLFSDATQL, from the coding sequence ATGACTGATAAAATCAAACCTCTCCATGAAGATTGGACAGTAGTTATCCTGGGATCTCTTGTTATTCTCTTTTCCCTTGTTTTTTATATAATACCAGTACCAGTCTATAAATGGAGTAGTCCTGCTGAACTTGGAACGGCCATTTTTAATACAGGTAACCTAACGACAATCTTCATTCAGTTTATTTTTGTACTGATAGTTGGTGCAATTGGCGCAATGTTCACCGGCAAACCAGTCAGGAATTTTCTAATCAGTTTTCCGGCAGTATACCTGCTCACCATTTTTGCCCTCATTGTAGCCGGTAATTCATTTATCAAATCAATTAACCTCGAAGCGGTGATCTTTAGTCTGGCCATCGGCCTGATTATCGGTAACCTTTTTAAACTTCCCCAATGGTTCAAAGACACGCTGTCTACAGAGCTTTTTGTTAAAATCGGGCTTGTTTTACTAGGAACCACAGTTATCTTCTCAGATATCCTTAAAGCAGGCTCACTAGGACTAATACAGGCATTAATTGTAGTGCTCTCTGTATGGTACTTTGCATTTTGGCTTTGTAAAAAACTGAAAGTAGATGATGAATTGACCATGATGATCTCCAGTGCAGTCTCTATTTGCGGCGTTTCTGCTGCGATTGCTACTTCAGGAGCCATTAAAGGTGATCCTAAAAAACTTTCTTACGTGATTTCTATGGTGCTCATCACTGCAATCCCTATGATGATTTTCATGCCTTATATCGCGGCTTATTTCTCTTTCCCGCAACAAGTAACCGGTGCATGGCTGGGTGGTAGTATTGATACGACGGGAGCGGTAGTCGCTTCAGGGACTTTAGTAGGAGAGGAAGCGTTAAAAATCAGTACCATTGTTAAATTTTCACAGAATGTGCTGCTCGGAATTGCAGCTTTTGCCATCAGCATTTACTGGTCTTATCATAAAACTGCGAAGGGCAGCGATGTCGTAGAAAAACCTACTTTAAAAGTAATCTGGGAGCGGTTTCCTAAATTTGTACTCGCTTTTATAGGTGCTTCAGTAGTTTTCTCCTTCTTTTTATCGCCAACTACAGCAGCTCCGGTAAAGGATAGCCTTAAAAACCTTCAAAATGCATGGTTTACACTTGCTTTCACCAGTATCGGTCTGGAAACTAACTTTAAAGATCTTTTTAAGAATGAGAATAAGAAGCCATTGTACGCATTTTTATTAGCACAACTGTTTAACATTTTCATCACCTTAATTATTGCCTGGTTCCTTTTTAGTGATGCAACGCAGCTTTAA